Proteins encoded in a region of the Nicotiana tomentosiformis chromosome 9, ASM39032v3, whole genome shotgun sequence genome:
- the LOC104101627 gene encoding monothiol glutaredoxin-S10: protein MDRVVKVASQKAVVIFSKSSCCMCHAIKRLFYEQGVSPMIYELDEDINGREMERSLLRLGCSPAVPAVFIGGRFVGSANTVMTLHINGSLKKMLKDAGALWL from the coding sequence atggaTCGTGTAGTGAAGGTGGCATCGCAAAAGGCAGTAGTGATATTCAGCAAGAGTTCATGTTGCATGTGCCATGCAATTAAGAGGTTATTTTACGAACAAGGTGTTAGCCCTATGATTTATGAACTTGATGAAGATATCAATGGTCGTGAAATGGAGAGATCTCTTCTCAGGTTAGGCTGTAGCCCGGCCGTTCCGGCGGTGTTTATTGGTGGTAGATTTGTGGGCTCAGCCAACACTGTTATGACTCTTCATATCAATGGTTCACTCAAAAAGATGCTTAAAGATGCAGGAGCTCTCTGGCTTTAG